In one window of Cryptococcus neoformans var. neoformans B-3501A chromosome 11, whole genome shotgun sequence DNA:
- a CDS encoding hypothetical protein (Match to ESTs gb|CF194870.1|CF194870, gb|CF194854.1|CF194854, gb|CF194752.1|CF194752), with product MAEETSSLTSFGQARSTVKDQPLTVEELKKIDAYMRASLYLCLGMLYLRQNPLLKEPLKKEHLKARLLGHWGSDAGQIFTYIHMNRLIKKYDLDALFVSGPGHGAPAVLSQSYLEGVYTEVYPNITENVEGMRRFFKQFSFPGGVGSHATPETPGSLHEGGELGYSISHAFGTVFDNPNLITLTMVGDGESETGPLAASWHSTKFLNPITDGAVLPVLHLNGYKINNPTVLARISHEEIEALFIGYGWKPYFVEGSDLPSMHQAMAATLEKAVLEIKAYQKQARDSGKAFRPRWPMIILRSPKGWTAPRNVSGHHLEGYWRAHQIPLADVASNSEHLKLLEDWMRSYKPEELFTEDGKLIPELKALPPAGQARMSANPVSNGGLVRKALNLPDFKDYAIKDIAPGVTLAPSMSNMALFVRDVIKKNQTNFRLFGPDETESNKLAAVYEAGKKVWMGEYLPEDTDGGNLAHAGRVMEILSEHTVEGWLEGYVLSGRHGLLNSYEPFIHIIDSMVNQHCKWIEKCLEVEWRVKVSSLNILLTATVWRQDHNGFTHQDPGFLDVVANKSPEVVRIYLPPDGNCLLSVMNHCFDSKNYVNVVVADKQDHLQYLDMEAAVAHCTKGLGIWEWACVGDPNENPDLVMACCGDVPTMESLAATALLKEYLPELKIRFVNVVDLFKLISHVDHPHGLTDRQWVSYFTEDTPIIFNFHSYPWLIHRLTYKRPGSQNIHVRGYKEKGNIDTPLELAIRNETDRYSLAMDAIDRLPHLKNKGSMAREKLYDAQIKARDWAFEHGIDPEDVRKWKWPYGPKTEGIASKLGFGGENKQQVASVGTSE from the exons ATGGCTGAAGAAACATCCTCCCTCACCTCTTTTGGTCAGGCTCGCTCGACTGTCAAGGACCAGCCCTTGACAGTGGAGGAGCTCAAGAAGATCGATGCCTACATGCGGGCCTCCCTTTACCTCTGTCTTGGTATGCTCTATCTCCGTCAAAATCCACTTCTCAAGGAGCCTCTCAAGAAGGAACATCTCAAGGCTCGTCTTTTGGGTCACTGGGGTTCCGACGCTGGTCAGATTTTCACCTACATCCACATGAACCGTCTCATTAAGAAGTATGATTTGGATGCTCTTTTCGTTTCTGGTCCTG GTCACGGTGCCCCCGCTGTCCTCTCTCAGTCCTATCTCGAAGGTGTCTACACTGAAGTCTACCCCAACATAACCGAAAATGTCGAAGGCATGCGACGCTTCTTCAAGCAATTCTCATTCCCCGGCGGGGTTGGTTCTCACGCTACTCCCGAGACTCCTGGATCTCTTCACGAAGGTGGTGAACTCGGTTACTCCATTTCCCACGCCTTTGGTACGGTCTTTGACAATCCCAACCTCATTACTCTTACTATGGTCGGTGATGGTGAAAGTGAGACTGGCCCTCTGGCTGCTTCTTGGCACAGTACTAAGTTTTTGAATCCTATCACCGATGGCGCTGTTTTGCCTGTCTTACATCTCAACGG TTATAAGATCAACAACCCCACCGTCCTTGCTCGTATCTCCCAcgaagagattgaagcTCTCTTTATCGGCTATGGCTGGAAGCCCTACTTTGTCGAAGGCTCTGACCTTCCCTCTATGCACCAAGCTATGGCTGCTACTCTCGAAAAGGCTGTCCTTGAGATCAAGGCCTACCAGAAGCAAGCTCGAGACTCTGGCAAGGCTTTCCGTCCTCGTTGGCCTATGATAATTCTCCGATCCCCCAAGGGTTGGACTGCTCCTCGAAACGTCTCTGGCCACCACCTCGAAGGCTATTGGCGTGCCCACCAGATCCCCCTTGCCGACGTTGCTTCCAATTCTGAAcacctcaagctcctcgaGGACTGGATGCGATCTTACAAGCCCGAAGAGCTCTTCACTGAGGATGGTAAACTTATCCCTGAGCTCAaggctcttcctcctgcaGGTCAAGCCCGTATGTCTGCCAATCCTGTGTCTAACGGCGGTTTGGTCCGCAAGGCATTGAATCTTCCCGACTTCAAGGACTACGCCATCAAGGACATCGCTCCTGGTGTGACTCTTGCCCCCAGCATGTCAAACATGGCGCTCTTTGTTAGGGACgtgatcaagaagaaccAGACCAACTTCCGTCTATTCGGCCCTGATGAGACTGAGTCCAACAAACTCGCTGCTGTGTATGAGGCAGGCAAGAAGGTTTGGATGGGCGAGTACTTGCCCGAGGACACTGATGGTGGTAACCTCGCTCACGCGGGTCGGGTGATGGAGATCTTGTCTGAGCACACAGTTGAAGGATGGCTTGAGGGTTATGTCTTATCTGGTCGACATGGTCTT CTGAATTCCTACGAGCccttcatccacatcaTCGACTCTATGGTTAACCAACACTGCAAGTGGATCGAAAAGTGTCTCGAAGTCGAATGGCGTGTCAAAGTCTCCTCCCTTAACATTCTTCTTACCGCCACGGTCTGGCGTCAGGACCATAACGGTTTTACTCACCAAGACCCCGGTTTCCTCGACGTCGTCGCCAATAAGTCCCCCGAGGTCGTCCGCATCTATCTCCCTCCCGACGGTAATTGTCTTCTCTCTGTCATGAATCACTGCTTCGACAGCAAAAACTATGTCAACGTTGTCGTTGCCGACAAACAGGATCACTTGCAGTATCTCGACATGGAAGCTGCTGTTGCGCACTGTACCAAGGGTCTTGGTATTTGGGAATGGGCGTGTGTGGGTGACCCCAACGAGAACCCTGACCTCGTTATGGCTTGTTGCGGTGATGTCCCTACTATGGAGTCTCTTGCTGCCACTGCTCTCCTCAAAGAGTACCTCCCAGAGCTCAAGATTCGTTTTGTTAACGTCGTTGACCTCTTCAAGCTTATCTCTCACGTGGACCATCC TCACGGTCTTACTGATCGTCAGTGGGTCTCTTACTTCACCGAAGACACTccaatcatcttcaacttccACTCTTACCCCTGGCTCATCCACCGACTCACTTATAAGCGCCCTGGTTCTCAGAACATCCACGTCCGAGGGTACAAGGAGAAAGGTAACATCGACACTCCTCTCGAGCTCGCTATTCGTAATGAGACCGACCGATACAGTCTCGCGATGGACGCTATTGATCGTCTGCCCCACCTCAAAAACAAGGGTTCTATGGCGAGGGAGAAGCTGTATGATGCCCAGATTAAGGCGAGGGACTGGGCCTTTGAGCATGGTATTGACCCGGAGGACGTCAGGAAGTGGAAGTGGCCTTATGGTCCCAAGACTGAGGGTATTGCGAGCAAGCTTGGGTTCGGAGGAGAGAACAAGCAACAGGTTGCATCCGTTGGTACTAGCGAATAA
- a CDS encoding hypothetical protein (HMMPfam hit to Glyco_hydro_32, Glycosyl hydrolases family 32, score: 341.7, E(): 1e-99) encodes MFRSLVPVTIAGLAYVLQSLAQSTTSSAASVPTGVPIDGDYSGPYRPRVHFSPPKGFMNDPNGLHKDGNGTWHLYYQYNPTDIVAGNQHWGHATSPDLYHWTNQPIALFPPNSSSGVFSGSAVIDTNNTSGFFPDQDNGVVAIYTLNTPTAQVQQIAYSKDGGYSFEEYEGNPVLDVGLTQFRDPKVIWYEDHWVMVVAFPVDYVIGVYTSPDLKSWTHASNITHVGFLGLQYECPNMVSIPIANSSDSSWVLTISINPGSPLGGSITQYFPGEFNGTHFTPYDSAARLTNFGKDDYAGQFFYDEPVSIGWASNWQYTNFVPTGEEGWRSAMTLPRKNYFTNITAAGWDLVQEVYDLSPVLGDQLDTQQLVNKSSTATITEAAYIDVNFTIPDDASFAEYASLNFTVSTNSSGETVKGGYFFAEPYSIAAWLDRRDTKAFESPFFTDKFSVAPAQQAKRLQVIIDRSLIEIYIDNGALVGTMVAFPEEPFTKLEVTTAGLPDGMEVEVGVWDLKDSWTS; translated from the exons ATGTTCCGCTCCCTCGTCCCCGTCACCATCGCCGGTCTGGCATATGTCCTTCAGAGTCTAGCTCAGTCCACAACGTCAAGTGCTGCCTCTGTCCCTACTGGAGTCCCCATCGATGGAGACTACTCTGGGCCTTACCGCCCCAGGGTTCATTTCTCACCCCCAAAA GGATTTATGAATGATCCGAACGGTCTGCACAAGGATGGCAACGGAACTTGGCATCTGTACTACCAGT ATAACCCAACTGATATCGTGGCCGGGAATCAACACTGGGGCCATGCCACCTCTCCCGACCTCTATCATTGGACCAACCAGCCTATcgccctcttccctcccaaTTCTTCCTCGGGAGTCTTTTCCGGTTCGGCTGTCATTGATACCAATAATACCTCTGGTTTCTTCCCTGATCAGGACAATGGCGTTGTAGCCATTTACACCCTCAATACCCCAACTGCCCAGGTCCAGCAGATTGCCTACTCTAAAGATGGTGGCTATTCCTTCGAAGAGTATGAAGGTAACCCTGTCTTGGATGTCGGATTGACTCAGTTCCGAGATCCCAAAGTTATCTGGTACGAGGACCATTGGGTGATGGTCGTCGCTTTCCCTGTAGACTACGTTATTGGCGTCTACACCTCTCCGGACCTCAAATCATGGACACACGCCTCCAACATCACCCACGTCGGTTTCCTTGGCCTTCAATACGAATGCCCTAACATGGTGTCCATCCCAATCGCCAACTCCTCTGATTCCTCTTGGGTACTCACTATCTCCATTAATCCTGGTTCACCACTTGGCGGGTCTATCACGCAGTATTTCCCCGGAGAGTTCAACGGTACCCACTTTACTCCCTATGATTCTGCTGCGAGACTCACAAACTTTGGGAAGGACGACTATGCCGGTCAGTTCTTCTATGATGAGCCTGTCAGTATTGGATGGGCATCCAACTGGCAGTATACAAACTTTGTACCGACaggcgaagaaggttggaggAGTGCGATGACATTGCCGAGGAAGAATTACTTTACAAACATCACTGCAGCCGGATGGGATCTCGTTCAAGAAGTGTACGACCTTTCTCCCGTCCTTGGGGATCAACTTGATACCCAACAACTCGTCAACAAGTCCTCCACTGCTACTATCACTGAGGCCGCATACATCGACGTCAACTTTACCATCCCTGATGATGCCTCTTTCGCGGAATATGCGTCGCTCAACTTCACCGTTTCTACGAACAGCTCAGGCGAGACGGTGAAAGGGGGTTACTTTTTTGCGGAACCTTATTCCATCGCCGCATGGCTTGATAGGAGAGACACAAAGGCGTTCGAAAGTCCTTTTTTCACCGACAAGTTCTCGGTAGCTCCA GCTCAACAAGCAAAAAGACTCCAAGTCATCATCGATCGCAGCCTAATCGAGATCTACATTGATAATGGTGCATTGGTGGGCACCATGGTTGCTTTTCCAGAGGAGCCATTCACAAAACTTGAGGTTACGACGGCCGGTTTGCCGGATGGTATGGAGGTAGAGGTGGGGGTTTGGGATTTGAAAGATAGTTGGACATCATGA
- a CDS encoding hypothetical protein (HMMPfam hit to SBF, Sodium Bile acid symporter family, score: 158.8, E(): 1.2e-44) produces the protein MVQCHPLDSLSSAAGGSPHEKTPLVHPPMICKGDCQCFKENYETIPALNSSSIHTDRREVGDVDLEGGMYIVKSLSFLDRFLALWVLAAMIIGVIIGEFAPNVELILTGANLKGVSVPVLVGLLCMMWPILTKVQYERLPSLLQSSHIYRQIGMSLFLNWIVGPFIMLGIAWATLPDLPTYREGIILVGLARCIAMVMIWNRLAHGDEDYCAILVIINSILQIILYSPMSVFFINIISRSENAISLSYGETAIAVLIYLGIPLGAGVLTRFGGLLVLGKKRFDSFLTYFGMISLVALLYTVIIIFAEQSHRIIHNLGPTFRTFVPMILYFALMWTSSFALIWLLSQKKGGGRKWGYEMAVVQAFTAGSNNFELAIAVAIAVYGVSSDQALAATIGPLVEVPVLLALTWVALLAKKRLNWGENDVTGETCERECGC, from the exons ATGGTTCAATGTCACCCGCTCGACTCTCTTTCCTCGGCGGCCGGTGGCAGTCCACATGAAAAAACGCCTTTAGTCCATCCACCCATGATTTGCAAAGGCGACTGTCAATGTTTCAAAGAGAATTATGAAACAATTCCGGCGCTCAATTCTTCGAGTATACATACTGATAGAAGGGAAGTCGGTGATGTTGATTTAGAAG GCGGTATGTATATTGTCAAGTCGCTGAGCTTCTTGGACCGCTTTTTGGCACTTTGGGTACTGGCAGCTATGATTATAGGCGTTATTATAG GGGAATTTGCCCCCAATGTTGAGTTGATCTTGACTGGCGCCAACCTCAAAGGGGTATCTGTTC CTGTGCTAGTAGGACTCCTCTGCATGATGTGGCCGATCCTAACCAAAGTCCAATACGAGCGCCTACCAAGTTTGCTTCAAAGTTCTCACATCTACCGACAAATTGGGATGTCACTTTTCCTAAATTGGATTGTCGGACCGTTC ATCATGTTGGGGATTGCTTGGGCGACGCTCCCAGATCTTCCAACTTATCGTGAAGGTATCATTCTTGTTGGGCTAGCTCGTTGTATTGCCATG GTCATGATCTGGAACCGCCTGGCACACGGTGACGAAGACTATTGTGCTATCCTAGTCATCATTAattccatccttcaaatCATTCTTTACTCCCCCATGTCTGTCTTTTTCATTAACATAATTTCCCGATCCGAAAATGCCATTTCATTAAGCTACGGAGAGACTGCTATCGCTGTACTCATCTATCTGGGGATTCCACTGGGTGCAGGGGTCTTAACAAGATTTGGAGGGTTATTGGTACtagggaagaagaggtttgaCAGTTTCTTGACGTACTTTGGAATGATCTCACTCGTCGCTCTTTTATACAC CGTCATTATCATCTTCGCCGAGCAATCCCACCGTATCATTCACAACCTTGGCCCAACATTTCGCACCTTTGTTCCTATGATACTTTATTTCGCCCTCATGTGGACATCATCTTTCGCTTTAATCTGGCTGTTGAgtcaaaagaagggaggtGGGAGAAAATGGGGATATGAAATGGCTGTTGTTCAAGCTTTCACTGCTGGATCAAACAA TTTCGAGCTTGCGATCGCTGTGGCTATTGCCGTCTATGGTGTCTCGTCGGATCAAGCTCTCGCGGCGACAATAGGCCCGCTTGTAGAGGTACCAGTACTATTAGCGCTCACTTGGGTGGCATTGCTTGccaagaagaggctgaaTTGG GGAGAAAATGATGTGACTGGCGAGACATGCGAGAGGGAATGTGGATGTTAG
- a CDS encoding hypothetical protein (Match to ESTs gb|CF188716.1|CF188716, gb|CF192360.1|CF192360), protein MGSFPPPTASSSRVTLDSHPNDRQPLLSSSLSSHSAHQPLVSHYRSISPASNPDPNPSAIRDMVSTMLGFAPQDVPESSVKDVAVIDPTASVYVDPQTGALIEEKSKAERWFVARLDAVLLLFVCISQVIKYLDQQNISAAYVSGMKEELNLYGNQYNYFTTYFNVGYAIFLIPSQIIITRVRPSLWLPALEACWGVLTIATYKVTNYKQVYALRAFTGAFEASCYPGAIMLLMSWYTPRELALRIGFYHSCQSIGSMLAGALQAAIYNSMDGRNGISGWRWMFIIDGIVTLLVSFAGLILIPDFPSKPNPWSFYLRPSHISIARSRAAQFHRADNKKFTFSSVKKAVTGPLFYCFVVLYVATVLGQGGYNYFNLWLKSLTNPDGTPRWSVAQINAIPIGGSAIAVAMIWVWGFISDYFQTRWIPVIIQAGIGLIPGIIMSIWNVSDNAKYFSYFTCYLSLATAPPIFAWLSDLNPFDAEQRAFTLGFAIAFYYACGAWSGPLIWPASEAPHYRHGWQVTIAMWCLVIIMACSLRIVELKFIRPQNVRKAVDAENAERIRQEEEDEDDKKDTTVGRIISVVSHA, encoded by the exons ATGGGTTCATTCCCCCCACCCACCGCAAGCTCGTCAAGAGTGACCCTTGATAGCCATCCCAACGACCGTCAGCCCCTTCTTTCGTCCTCTTTATCCTCTCATTCAGCCCATCAACCCCTCGTCTCACATTATCGCTCGATATCTCCAGCGTCAAACCCAGATCCGAATCCAAGTGCGATCAGAGATATGGTATCCACAATGCTAGGGTTCGCCCCTCAGGATGTTCCCGAGTCTTCTGTCAAGGATGTAGCTGTCATCGATCCCACCGCATCAGTGTATGTCGACCCTCAAACAGGAGCGCTGATCGAGGAGAAAAGTAAAGCAGAGAGATGGTTCGTCGCGAGACTTGACGCGGTGTTGCTCCTTTTCGTTTGTATTTCTCAGGTTATCAAGTACCTCGACCAGCAGA ATATATCTGCTGCATACGTATCTGGTATGAAAGAAG AACTGAACCTTTACGGAAATCAGTACAACTATTTCACCAC TTACTTCAACGTCGGCTACGCCATCTTTCTGATCCCTTCCcaaatcatcatcacccgCGTTCGCCCCTCGTTATGGTTACCAGCTCTCGAAGCTTGCTGGGGTGTTTTGACAATTGCGACGTACAAGGTGACAAACTATAAGCAAGT TTATGCACTCCGCGCTTTC ACAGGAGCCTTTGAAGCATCATGCTACCCCGGTGCAATCATGCTCCTCATGTCTTGG TATACTCCTCGAGAACTAGCACTTCGGATTGGTTTCTACCATAGTTGTCAATCCA TCGGCAGCATGTTAGCAGGCGCATTGCAAGCTGCGATATACAATAGCATGGATGGGCGGAATGGCATTAGTGGGTGGCGTTGGATGTTT ATTATCGACGGAATTGTCACTCTCCTCGTAAGCTTTGCAGGGCTCATACTGATCCCCGATTTCCCTTCGAAACCAAA TCCCTGGTCATTCTATCTCCGCCCATCCCATATCTCCATTGCCCGCTCTCGGGCCGCCCAATTCCATCGTGCCGATAACAAGAAATTCACGTTCTCATCTGTGAAGAAAGCCGTGACAGGGCCGCTGTTTTACTGCTTTGTGGTACTTTATGTGGCTACTGTCCTGGGCCAGGGGGGATATAATT ATTTCAATCTCTGGCTCAAAAGTCTCACAAACCCAGATGGTACACCCCGATGGTCCGTAGCGCAGATCAATGCAATCCCTATCGGAGGTAGCGCCATTGCCG TGGCAATGATCTGGGTATGGGGCTTCATCTCCGACTATTTCCAAACCCGCTGGATACCTGTCATCATCCAAGCCGGTATCGGTCTCATCCCAGGGATTATCATGAGTATCTGGAACGTGTCGGATAATGCCAAGTACTTTAGCT ACTTTACATGCTACCTTTCCCTCGCTACGGCTCCTCCCATCTTCGCGTGGCTTTCTGACCTGAACCCATTCGACGCCGAACAACGCGCATTTACACTTGGTTTTGCGATTGCGTTTTATTACGCTTGTGGGGCGTGGTCCGGGCCGCTCATTTGGCCGGCGTCGGAGGCACCT CACTATCGTCATGGATGGCAAGTCACAATTGCAATGTGGTGTTTGGTAATCATCATGGCTTGTTCCCTGAGAATAGTAGAGCTCAAATTCATTCG ACCGCAGAACGTTCGAAAGGCGGTGGACGCTGAGAATGCAGAGAGAATCaggcaagaggaagaagatgaagatgataagAAAGACACTACGGTGGGAAGGATCATCTCTGTTGTTAGCCATGCGTGA